One Triplophysa rosa linkage group LG9, Trosa_1v2, whole genome shotgun sequence genomic window carries:
- the alms1 gene encoding uncharacterized protein alms1 isoform X1, whose product MDSEEDAANVNRTPAEIPCLQHGQHNLEASRQRTDAQDVGIPLSNMHDKSETFKLLEFQDSQMSPALVLLPSLDKSHPFSDSTFFQHTDAEFVALRGFPDLSVISERCPRMYSHVGGADDSHHQETIHEQATLSQHPLDVPAALLEAEISCCSLSQHSLSPGDHYKIKEEERVSFEAENKIDRQMEGEEQSAFQQLAGVSAVNINSAVASETPLDHPEPASDHPNTAKCHVEPSMNIQTGFMAGPGTAVEHEFQFVLSSSREQPQGGSSSLFQSSAVSDITVRDSRVHSHQTADRLRDQLYKGQVGSISEPASRHHNRNRSSHSGLFVTPAGAGAMHIPGLQRLVWSSGNAMAADGSFLSTHPVSQSTPAVPLVKPPPALTKLLLVHSQEEGVASAAASSQNSHSKTGLISSLDLSVLDQHSSPTCPQSTVTVPSKPSSASQTTPTEFQTHTISKQQGSSPAPDVPSSDSQSFYSGTKMKGQVSHLALGRVQSLPSLSYLQKVDAWTANQTSSRSFYDNLALKAFDDVSLKNKSQDLVSGALKISQDVRQLHSGSGSPHRVDVIGAGVLRGQTSESPINHSHSSLNSVVTSIQRDTGSHRVPAQTDDIIPVTRSLSSRSILLGKNNSSAALQDKSTVKPSPLASLGRFSDVSSSFNMSSTLSSSQGSYHGEQSMRASVGAASSVLSLEVDNYAPYWTSRPTSPPQSRELNIEDRIPLYLLNLGIDQSPSTILNPFTLRGPIREPEFSPTDLCTIKGSIGTPTKSTQPSEVDTQKEAFSSSSQLSADSSASVSHRLSQQDQATGQQSAGTILNLPDTPPRRHSTLHPSSNLQHSDTPQSEGSFGLSSELSPDSVAPVVPREEVKEDDSFVGSGTLHEIRRLLGRAESLVSGRSSLMSSPGSHRLSESDTSLVSLGRNAQGYHDGRSLSASGNCSLLLTRSSSDSALKASSSSSQGAHQPSTRTDFTSKPDALSLSRDESLKSHDLCVTPRRAEPEGCSAADPDKAKQPAARLTVQSNVPLMTGNFPQNQEETENAVVGSSGYSPSHASADAGSLSDSNSESSLAARVGKLLQSESPVSMVTSRPSTADPEDSRAREWILMKVSGHQCESLQLNAEDRKRIEDIKRELLMNTQHTKWSSDSEGSAQSRVGAGSQPGKDFVGVPSMDSHVSDVLQKTTQKPLDSNVLLYTPEQRDLEARVHQIGLREGFSPPTLTSISIATTRRTPSPQLPSDCSLTGAVELGNVDARQDMLQHNGHHKGTDTNPEVFYPQLRHQPAVIPNASDREEETEGEGKSIEGTEEITADDSKENTVKNDPLIVQEMSDMDYNITGSNQIMSSVASDTAPANKSHLSHIHVSLSPRPKHQSHSVEYHSSRWSSQNSFIDVPLSRQSPLITSTGTEQQRFNLISHQARSFEHNEPFQVQNEVNPHLQARYPLAFASTQTMAGTSRTLAVQAAAVRTLLPYKPHGSSELFYVPQADPELSHDRSDTTVESSHSGSDDAVPPHFNKHILGSRELEDDAVMPKHKEGIYSKRASVTIESSSVSRRSFKEPTGRYNSTAPQTSFVSVKDMGDEDHFVPLHMEADYSTDDLHLQNRTMQEPKLLLEPQHVPSQPINRSGLNKNRQDRTPHDVSVEISSSLDQLWRRFNEKWSVDDTRPTNEGDASLLDRLERLSRLIHSTTPTNKTIKQPDSTNRIREIRGDKEERTRTEEGVKRERVAPRQAWAEQEDNSENVQRCPAERDESSSVSMETSSTMSTIDTERLVRAFGHHRVTSKGLKSSNSLLRLNTINKQKTSRRKPGTKHAAVSADAENISTDDSTVTPDYLSSSSTLSMNSQSLTTKRSKVKLHSKSIQAGDLEIVINGTRRHTRDVGTIFPSPGASSNARTPNTHNRGVPVPTASSINSIQTQSVLKRDSSNKSIRTRYPNGVSWFVSADELKSDGRKENQPQSESAPCLSQAWFEPYSKTQPGREPAREAIREPLRERQIQEEQERPRESRTAVGSDSSDKLSALVRLSLQEALELHRPQFVSRSRERMKRLELLVEERRLQIVFNREREELFNCPAPSRPLIQARVPRKRVVPRREMVQRSKQKYAQLPEVRKRSEEEKRRAEHSTYRLNAQLFNKKVTNCVLGRRAPWQ is encoded by the exons ATGGATTCAGAGGAGGATGCAGCAAATGTAAACAGA ACCCCTGCAGAGATTCCCTGCCTGCAGCATGGACAACATAATTTAGAGGCTTCCAGACAACGCACAGATGCTCAAGATGTTGGGATACCATTAAGTAACATGCATGACAAATCTGAGACCTTTAAACTACTAG aGTTTCAAGATAGCCAGATGTCACCTGCACTAGTCCTGCTGCCCTCCTTGGACAAATCTCATCCTTTTTCTGATTCTACATTTTTTCAGCATACAGATGCAGAATTTGTCGCCCTCCG GGGATTTCCTGACCTCTCCGTTATCTCTGAGAGGTGCCCCAGAATGTACTCACATGTAGGTGGAGCTGATGATTCCCATCACCAAGAGACTATTCATGAGCAGGCCACGCTATCCCAGCATCCTTTAGATGTGCCTGCAGCTCTGTTGGAAGCTGAAATTAGCTGCTGTTCGCTTTCCCAGCACAGCCTCTCACCTGGAGACCATTACAAAATCAAGGAGGAAGAGAGGGTTTCATTTGAAGCTGAAAACAAAATTGACAGACAAATGGAAGGAGAGGAGCAGAGTGCCTTTCAGCAGCTTGCAGGAGTGTCTGCTGTTAATATCAATAGTGCAGTTGCCTCTGAGACTCCCCTTGATCATCCTGAACCTGCATCAGACCACCCAAACACAGCTAAGTGCCATGTAGAACCTTCCATGAATATTCAAACAGGCTTTATGGCCGGACCTGGCACAGCTGTTGAACATGAATTTCAGTTTGTTCTGTCCAGCAGCAGAGAGCAGCCACAAGGGGGCTCATCATCTTTATTTCAGAGTTCAGCTGTGTCAGACATTACTGTCCGGGATTCTCGGGTACATTCACATCAAACAGCTGACCGTCTCCGTGATCAACTGTATAAGGGACAGGTAGGCTCAATCTCTGAACCAGCAAGTAGACATCATAATAGGAACAGAAGCTCTCATAGTGGGCTGTTTGTCACACCGGCCGGTGCAGGTGCAATGCATATCCCAGGACTGCAGAGATTGGTTTGGAGCTCGGGTAATGCAATGGCGGCAGATGGGTCATTCTTGAGCACCCATCCAGTGTCTCAGTCCACCCCTGCAGTGCCCCTTGTGAAACCCCCACCTGCATTGACCAAACTTTTACTTGTACATTCCCAAGAAGAGGGTGTTGCCTCTGCTGCTGCATCATCGCAAAACAGTCATTCCAAAACAGGATTAATTTCTTCATTGGATCTAAGTGTTTTGGATCAACATTCCTCACCCACCTGTCCTCAATCAACAGTTACAGTCCCTAGCAAACCTTCATCAGCCTCACAAACTACCCCGACAGAGTTCCAAACACATACCATCTCTAAACAACAAGGATCTTCACCTGCCCCTGATGTTCCTAGCTCAGACAGCCAATCATTTTACTCTGGTACAAAGATGAAAGGTCAGGTTTCTCATTTAGCTCTTGGAAGAGTACAGTCTCTTCCCAGCCTAAGCTACTTACAAAAAGTAGATGCTTGGACAGCCAATCAAACTTCCAGCAGGTCATTTTATGACAATTTGGCTCTGAAGGCATTTGATGATGTTTCACTAAAGAACAAATCACAGGATTTAGTATCTGGGGCACTCAAGATTTCTCAAGACGTGCGTCAGCTTCACTCTGGAAGTGGCTCACCCCATCGGGTGGATGTCATTGGGGCGGGTGTGCTTAGAGGTCAAACATCTGAGTCACCTATCAATCACTCTCACTCCTCGCTGAACTCGGTGGTAACCTCTATTCAGAGAGACACAGGTTCACACAGAGTTCCAGCACAAACTGATGACATCATTCCAGTTACCAGATCGCTGAGCAGTCGGTCAATACTTCTAGGAAAGAATAATAGTTCAGCTGCGTTACAGGATAAAAGCACTGTCAAGCCCTCCCCTCTCGCCAGTCTTGGTCGCTTCAGTGACGTGTCATCGAGCTTCAACATGAGCAGCACTCTGTCTAGCTCTCAAGGCAGTTACCATGGAGAGCAGAGTATGCGGGCATCAGTAGGAGCTGCTTCTTCTGTATTGAGTCTTGAGGTAGACAATTATGCACCATACTGGACATCCAGACCTACATCTCCTCCTCAGTCGAGAGAGCTCAACATTGAAGACAGGATTCCT TTGTATCTGCTGAATTTAGGAATCGATCAATCACCTTCAACAATCTTAAATCCGTTCACGCTTCGGGGGCCAATCAGAGAACCTGAATTCTCTCCTACTGACCTATGCACCATCAAAGGATCCATCGGAACGCCAACAAAAAGCACACAGCCATCTGAAG TTGACACTCAGAAAGAGGCATTCTCCAGTTCCAGTCAACTCTCAGCTGACTCCAGCGCTTCTGTCTCACACCGCCTGTCTCAGCAAGACCAAGCAACCGGTCAGCAAAGTGCTGGGACGATATTGAATCTGCCCGATACTCCACCAAGACGTCATTCAACATTACATCCTTCATCAAACTTACAACACTCTGACACTCCTCAAAGTGAAGGTAGCTTTGGCCTCTCAAGCGAGCTCAGTCCAGATTCTGTGGCTCCAGTTGTGCCCAGAGAGGAAGTGAAGGAGGATGATTCTTTTGTGGGCTCTGGCACACTGCATGAAATCAGGCGTTTGCTGGGACGTGCAGAAAGCCTTGTCTCGGGTAGATCTTCTCTGATGTCCTCTCCCGGGTCCCACCGCCTCTCGGAGAGCGACACCTCGCTTGTTTCTCTAGGCCGAAATGCTCAGGGTTATCATGATGGCAGGTCTCTCTCAGCTAGTGGTAACTGTTCCCTACTGTTGACCCGCTCTTCATCCGACTCGGCTTTAAAAGCAAGCTCTTCTTCCTCTCAGGGAGCACATCAACCATCCACACGGACCGACTTTACAAGTAAACCTGATGCCCTCTCGCTCAGCAGAGATGAAAGTTTAAAGTCACATGACCTCTGTGTGACCCCAAGACGGGCTGAGCCTGAAGGATGCAGTGCTGCTGACCCAGATAAAGCGAAGCAGCCTGCAGCTCGGTTGACCGTGCAGTCGAATGTTCCTTTAATGACAGGAAACTTTCCTCAGAACCAGGAGGAGACTGAGAATGCTGTGGTTGGCTCCTCTGGGTATAGTCCATCCCATGCATCAGCCGATGCTGGAAGTCTGAGTGACAGCAACAGCGAGAGTTCATTGGCTGCCAGAGTTGGCAAGTTACTGCAGAGTGAGTCACCTGTTTCTATGGTTACAAGCCGGCCAAGCACCGCTGACCCAGAGGATAGCCGTGCCCGAG AATGGATCCTAATGAAGGTTTCTGGCCACCAGTGTGAAAGTTTACAGCTaaatgcagaagacagaaagagaattgAAGACATCAAAAGAGAGCTTCTAATGAACACCCAACACACCAAG TGGAGCTCAGATTCAGAGGGAAGTGCCCAGTCCCGTGTTGGTGCTGGATCTCAGCCTGGGAAAGATTTTGTTGGCGTGCCCAGCATGGATAGTCATGTCTCAGATGTACTACAGAAAACCACTCAGAAACCTTTGGATTCCAATGTTCTACTCTACACCCCTGAACAACGGGATCTGGAAGCCAGAGTTCACCAGATTGGTCTCCGGGAGGGGTTCAGCCCACCAACTTTAACTTCTATTTCTATAGCAACCACTCGACGTACTCCATCCCCACAGTTGCCTTCAGATTGCTCTCTCACTGGTGCCGTGGAACTGGGTAATGTTGATGCCAGGCAAGACATGTTACAGCACAATGGTCACCACAAAGGAACAGATACAAATCCTGAAGTATTTTATCCACAACTGAGACATCAGCCGGCTGTAATCCCAAATGCATctgacagagaggaagagacgGAGGGTGAGGGCAAATCAATAGAGGGGACTGAAGAAATTACAGCTGATGATAGCAAAGAAAATACTGTCAAGAATGATCCTCTCATTGTCCAAGAAATGTCTGACATGGATTATAATATCACAGGCAGTAACCAGATTATGTCCAGTGTTGCTTCAGACACAGCTCCTGCTAATAAATCCCACCTCTCTCACATACACGTCAGTTTATCCCCCAGACCCAAACACCAGTCCCATTCTGTCGAATATCACTCAAGCAGGTGGTCCAGTCAGAACAGCTTCATAGATGTGCCACTCTCAAGACAGTCCCCCCTTATTACAAGCACTGGAACTGAACAACAGCGGTTCAATTTAATATCACATCAAGCCAGATCATTTGAGCACAATGAACCGTTTCAAGTCCAGAATGAAGTCAATCCACACCTACAGGCCAGATATCCTCTGGCCTTTGCATCAACTCAAACAATGGCAGGGACGTCCAGAACTCTCGCTGTCCAAGCAGCAG CTGTCCGTACACTGTTGCCTTACAAACCGCATGGTAGCTCCGAGCTGTTCTATGTCCCGCAGGCTGATCCAGAGCTTTCTCATGATCGCTCTGACACAACTGTGGAAAGCTCCCATTCAG GGTCTGATGATGCTGTGCCACCGCACttcaataaacacattttgggTTCCAGAGAGTTAGAAGACGATGCAGTTATGCCAAAGCACAAGGAAGGCATCTACAGTAAGAGAGCCAGTGTAACAATAG AGTCATCCAGTGTGTCTAGGAGGAGTTTTAAAGAACCTACCGGCCGATACAACAGTACTGCTCCTCAAACATCTTTTGTCTCAGTGAAGGACATGGGTGATGAAGATCATTTTGTCCCCTTGCACATGGAGGCAGATTACAGCACAGATGATTTGCACCTTCAGAACAGAACCATGCAGGAGCCTAAATTACTCCTAGAACCACAGCATGTACCTTCTCAACCAATCAATAGGTCTGGATTAAACAAGAACAGGCAGGACAGAACGCCGCATGATGTTAGTGTAGAGATTAGCAGTTCTTTGGACCAACTCTGGCGTCGCTTCAATGAGAAATGGAGCGTGGATGATACCCGACCCACTAATGAGGGAGATGCGTCTTTGCTTGATAGACTAGAGCGTCTGTCTCGTCTCATTCACAGTACCACTCCAACAAACAAAACTATCAAACAACCAGACAGCACCAATAGAATTCGTGAAATAAGGGGAGATAAGGAGGAGAGAACGAGAACTGAGGAAGgtgtgaagagagaaagagtggcTCCACGACAAGCATGGGCTGAGCAGGAAGACAACTCTGAGAACGTGCAGCGTTGTCCTGCTGAGAGAGATGAGTCTTCAAGTGTGTCCATGGAAACGAGCAGTACCATGTCCACTATTGACACAGAGCGACTGGTCCGAGCTTTCGGACATCACCGTGTCACAAGCAAAGGACTGAAAAGCAGTAACAGTTTGCTCAGACTTAATACCatcaataaacagaaaacaagcaGGAGGAAACCAGGCACAAAACATGCTGCAGTGTCTGCTGATGCAGAGAACATCAGCACAGATGACTCCACA GTAACTCCTGATTATTTGTCATCTTCAAGCACGCTCTCGATGAATTCTCAAAGCCTCACTACCAAGAGATCAAAGGTCAAACTGCACAGCAAAAGCATACAAGCAG GTGATTTGGAGATTGTGATAAATGGCACACGCCGACACACTCGGGATGTTGGCACCATCTTTCCCTCTCCTGGTGCTTCCAGTAATGCCCgtacaccaaacacacacaacagaggTGTTCCTGTTCCGACTGCGTCCTCAATTAATTCCATTCAAACCCAGTCGGTTCTGAAGAGAGACTCCAGCAACAAGAGCATCCGGACCCGTTACCCTAACG GTGTGTCATGGTTTGTCTCAGCGGATGAGTTGAAGTCTGATGGGCGCAAGGAAAACCAGCCACAGAGTGAATCAGCACCTTGCCTGAGTCAGGCCTGGTTTGAGCCTTATAGTAAAACCCAACCCGGTAGAGAACCAGCTAGAGAAGCTATAAGAGAACCACTTAGAGAGAGACAGATCCAGGAGGAGCAAGAGAGGCCAAGAGAATCTAGAACGGCTGTAGGGAGTGATAGCAGTGACAAGCTCTCGGCTCTTGTTCGGCTTTCACTGCAG GAAGCTCTGGAGCTCCATAGACCGCAGTTTGTGTCTCGATCACGAGAACGAATGAAGCGGTTGGAGTTACTGGTTGAGGAGAGGAGGTTACAGATTGTCttcaacagagagagagaagagctcTTCAACTGCCCAGCACCATCACGTCCACTTATTCAAG CTCGGGTGCCCCGAAAGCGAGTTGTTCCAAGGAGAGAGATGGTCCAGCGATCCAAACA GAAATATGCTCAACTTCCGGAAGTCCGAAAAAGGAGTGAGGAGGAGAAGAGACGAGCAGAGCACAGCACCTATCGCCTTAATGCTCAACTCTTTAACAAG AAAGTCACCAATTGTGTGTTGGGCAGGAGAGCACCATGGCAGTGA